From the Sulfuriferula nivalis genome, the window AGGCTCACGACTTCATTATGCAACTGCGCGACTGGAATGGCAGAGAAGGCTACCAAGCTCATGTTGGCGAGCGTGGTGTGAAACTTTCTGGTGGGCAACGCCAACGTGTGGCGATTGCCCGCGTTATCCTCAAAGATGCGCCCATCCTATTACTCGATGAAGCAACTTCAGCATTAGATAGCGAGATTGAGGCTAGCATCCAAGAGCAACTAGTGGGCTTGATGGACGGCAAGACGGTGATCGCCATTGCACATCGACTATCTACCATCGCGCATATGGATAGACTAATTGTACTCGACCAAGGCCAAATCGTTGAGCAAGGCACACACCACGAGTTACTGCAAAAGAACGGACTCTATGCGGCACTATGGCAATATCAGTCAGGAGGTTTTCTTGCGGATGCGTTGCCCGAGGGCATGAGCCGCATCCAGTAGGTTTTGTCTAAATAGTTGAATTTTAAAACCTGAGGGGAGTGTCTGACATTTGACATTTTTACCCTGAATATAACTAGCAGGGATTCCAGCCTGAGGACTTAATAAACCACATTCACCGCATCATTACCCATATTACGAGCACATCAAGATAAAAAGACCCCGCAATATTGCACGTTGCATAGGTAATTGGTTCAACCCCACCCCTTTCTGCGCCACCGTGTAGTGGTGAACAATACGGGGGCAGTCGGCGAGGACTAATGTAATGGACGCTCCCTTCCTAAAATGGCATCTCGGTGCCAAAGTAGTGATTGCACCATCACCACGCAACCAGAAAGGAGTGTCCATTATGAAGATTACGACGATTGGAATTGATTTGGCAAAGACTGTATTTCAGATTCACGGTGTAGATGAACATGGCAAGGTGATCTTGCGTAAACGGCTTAATCGATCTGAGATGGCCGTATTCTTTGCCAAGTTATCACCTTGTCTGATCGGCATGGAAGCCTGCGGCAGTGCGCATCACTGGGCCAGGAAACTAAGCCAGTTCGGTCATGTTGTAAAGTTGATGGCACCACAATTTGTGAAGCCATATGTCAAAACCAACAAGAACGATATGGCTGATGCTGAAGCCATTTGTGAAGCAGTAGCACGACCCAACATGCGCTATGTTGCTGTGAAAAATATCGAGCAACAGGGGGTGCTATCGATCCATCGTGCGCGTGCCGGATTTGTAAAAAGCCGAACCGCACTAGCCAATCAGATACGCGGATTGCTCGCTGAATTTGGCATTGTAATCCCGCAAGGCATTCGCTCTATCATGAAGAAAATGCCATCAATACTGGAAGATGAGGAAAACGGTTTGCCAGGTGTGATGCGCAATCTCATGCGCGGATTGACTGAGCATCTGAAGGGGCTGGACACACTGGTTGCAGAATTGGAAATACAGATTCAGCGGTGGCACCGTGAGAGCGATGCCAGTCGGAAGCTGGAATCTATTCCTGGCATTGGCCCGATCACAGCGAGCGCGATCGTGGCAACTATTGGCAATGCAAGAGAGTTTAACAATGGTCGCCAGTTGGCTGCATGGTTGGGTTTGGTACCCAGGCAACACTCAAGCGGGGGCAAGCCAACACTGTTGGGGATTAGCAAACGGGGTGATGCGTATCTGCGAACTTTGCTGATTCATGGTGCGCGGTCGGTGATCCGGGTTGC encodes:
- a CDS encoding IS110 family transposase, coding for MKITTIGIDLAKTVFQIHGVDEHGKVILRKRLNRSEMAVFFAKLSPCLIGMEACGSAHHWARKLSQFGHVVKLMAPQFVKPYVKTNKNDMADAEAICEAVARPNMRYVAVKNIEQQGVLSIHRARAGFVKSRTALANQIRGLLAEFGIVIPQGIRSIMKKMPSILEDEENGLPGVMRNLMRGLTEHLKGLDTLVAELEIQIQRWHRESDASRKLESIPGIGPITASAIVATIGNAREFNNGRQLAAWLGLVPRQHSSGGKPTLLGISKRGDAYLRTLLIHGARSVIRVAETRMDGDNWLRKLLARRNRNVASVALANKNARIIWALLVREQSFQPGYVTTGNWAVTSSD